The Thermus oshimai DSM 12092 DNA segment CCGGAAGGCTTTACGCCCTCACCGCCTTCTTCCTCCTGGCCTTCGCCCTTCTGGGGCTCAGGGCCTGGCAGCTCCAGGTGCTGGAGTACGAGCGCTACGCCACCCGGAGCCTCGGGAACTACCTGAAGACGGAGGGCATCCCCGCCCCTAGGGGCCGGATCCTGGACCGGAAGGGCCGGGTCATCGCCCAGGACCGGGTGGTGGTGGACCTGGTCTATATGGGGGGAGAGGTGGCCTTCAAGGAGCGGCTCCTCCCCCTTCTCGGGCTTAAGGAGCTCCCCCGGGTCCAGGGCCCCACGGTCCTCAAGGCGGGGGTGCCCGAGGGGCTGGTGCCCACCCTGGCGGAGCTCACCGCGGGGCAGGAAAACCTAAAGCTTGTGGAGCGGATCGAGCGCACCTACCCCAACCCCATCTCCGGCCCCGTGCTGGGCTACGTCCTCCTGGCCAACGCCGAGCAGGTGAAACGGGGGTATAGCCCCGATGAAGAGGTGGGCCAGGCGGGCCTCGAGGCCGCCTTGGAGCCCTACCTAAGGGGCAAGCGGGGGGTGCGGGCGGTGGAGGTGAACGTCCGGGGGGAACGCCTTAAGGAAACCGTGTTGGAGGAGCCCACCCCCGGGCAGGACGTGGTCCTCACCCTGGACCTGGACCTGCAAAAGGCGGCGGAACGGGCCCTGGAGGAGGCCCTTTCGGACATCAACGCCGGGCGCAGGGCCAAGGGGCTTCCCCCCGCGGGGAGGGTCAAGGGGGCCATCGTGGCCCTGGACCCCCGCACGGGGGAGGTCCTGGCCATGGCCAGCGCCCCCTCCTTCAACCCGGCCCTTTTCGCCCAAAGGCCGGTGCCCAAGGCGGTGGAGGCCCTCCTAAGGGACAAAGACCTCCCCCTCCTGAACCGGGCGGTGCAGCCCTACACCCCGGGCTCCACCTTCAAGCTGGCCACCAGCTACGCCCTCCTGGAGGAGGGGTACGTGGGCCCGAGCACCTCCTACCGCTGCTCCCCTTACCTGGTCTACGGGGGGCAGGTGCGGCGGAACTGGGCGGGGCGGGACATGGGCCCCATGACCGTGCGGGAGGCCATCGCCTGGAGCTGCAACACCTGGTACTACCAGGCGGTGGCCCAGGACCCCTTGGGGGTGGTGGACCGCCTGGCCCGGCGGGCGGGCCTCTTGGGGCTTGGGGAGGCCACCGGGCTGGAGATCGCGGAGAGGACGGGCCTCCTCCCCACCCGCGCCTGGAAGGAGGAGGCCTTGGGGGAGCCCTGGTACCCGGGGGAAACCCTTTCCGTGGCCATCGGCCAGGGGCCGGTCCTGGCCACCCCGGCCCAGATCGCCCGGATGCTCGCCACCATCGCCCAAAGCGGCCGGAAGCCCCGGCTCCACCTGGTGAAGGCCATCGG contains these protein-coding regions:
- a CDS encoding penicillin-binding transpeptidase domain-containing protein, which gives rise to MTGRLYALTAFFLLAFALLGLRAWQLQVLEYERYATRSLGNYLKTEGIPAPRGRILDRKGRVIAQDRVVVDLVYMGGEVAFKERLLPLLGLKELPRVQGPTVLKAGVPEGLVPTLAELTAGQENLKLVERIERTYPNPISGPVLGYVLLANAEQVKRGYSPDEEVGQAGLEAALEPYLRGKRGVRAVEVNVRGERLKETVLEEPTPGQDVVLTLDLDLQKAAERALEEALSDINAGRRAKGLPPAGRVKGAIVALDPRTGEVLAMASAPSFNPALFAQRPVPKAVEALLRDKDLPLLNRAVQPYTPGSTFKLATSYALLEEGYVGPSTSYRCSPYLVYGGQVRRNWAGRDMGPMTVREAIAWSCNTWYYQAVAQDPLGVVDRLARRAGLLGLGEATGLEIAERTGLLPTRAWKEEALGEPWYPGETLSVAIGQGPVLATPAQIARMLATIAQSGRKPRLHLVKAIGGKEVAPKVERVPGRFWSVLQEGLRKTVTEGTARHVLGEFPVPTGGKTGTAETPGKRAGLEHAWYMGYGPTDPGSPYPPLVVVAFFENGGEGSRVALPAVRKVMAAYWKVE